A genomic stretch from Methylorubrum sp. B1-46 includes:
- the cyoA gene encoding ubiquinol oxidase subunit II has translation MLRSLAVLAASSLLAGCNMVVMNPSGDIATQQRNLIIVSTALMLLVIVPVIALTFIFARRYRASNPDATYDPDWHHSTQLEVVIWTVPLLIIMALGAITWISTHTLDPFKPLSRLGPNRPIPADTKPLEVQVVALDWKWLFIYPEYGVASVNEMAAPVDRPITFRITSSSVWNTFYVPALAGMIYAMPGMETKLHAVMNKEGTFRGLSAHYSGPGFSRMNFGFRSLPAAGFDEWVAKAKASGTNLNREAYLALEKPSEADPVRFFSSVQAGIYDVILGMCPEPGLMCVTEMHQIDRAGGGGRASEENRKRLDYDNRRLESGTEPSGATFPASGRPPQGSVQPEGMDPRDQTLSRDGVNKPKTEPDQGQGNALPGADRTPAPAQLNTAPPQGR, from the coding sequence ATGCTGCGAAGCCTAGCCGTGCTAGCCGCCTCTAGTCTGCTGGCCGGGTGCAACATGGTTGTCATGAACCCGTCCGGGGACATCGCAACACAGCAGCGCAACCTCATTATCGTGTCCACCGCGCTCATGCTGCTGGTGATTGTGCCGGTGATTGCGCTCACCTTCATCTTCGCGCGCCGGTATCGTGCCTCGAACCCAGACGCGACCTACGATCCGGATTGGCACCACTCGACCCAGCTCGAGGTTGTGATCTGGACGGTGCCGCTGTTGATCATCATGGCACTCGGCGCGATCACCTGGATCTCCACACACACACTCGACCCATTCAAGCCGTTGTCGCGCCTCGGCCCTAACCGCCCGATCCCGGCCGACACCAAGCCACTCGAGGTGCAGGTCGTCGCCCTCGATTGGAAATGGCTGTTCATCTACCCCGAGTACGGGGTTGCAAGCGTCAACGAGATGGCGGCGCCGGTCGACCGGCCGATCACGTTCAGGATCACGTCGTCCTCTGTCTGGAACACGTTCTACGTCCCAGCGCTCGCCGGTATGATCTACGCCATGCCCGGCATGGAGACGAAGCTCCACGCTGTCATGAACAAGGAAGGAACGTTTCGGGGGCTATCGGCTCACTACAGCGGACCCGGGTTCTCCCGGATGAACTTCGGCTTCCGCAGCCTGCCGGCCGCAGGCTTCGACGAGTGGGTTGCGAAGGCCAAAGCGTCCGGCACAAACCTCAACCGCGAGGCTTACCTGGCGCTTGAGAAGCCGAGCGAGGCTGATCCGGTTCGGTTCTTCAGCAGCGTGCAGGCCGGCATCTATGACGTCATCCTTGGCATGTGCCCCGAACCCGGCCTGATGTGCGTCACCGAGATGCACCAGATCGACCGAGCTGGAGGTGGGGGGCGAGCCAGCGAAGAGAACCGCAAGCGGCTCGACTACGACAACCGTCGCCTGGAGTCCGGCACCGAGCCTTCGGGCGCCACCTTCCCGGCCTCGGGTCGTCCGCCGCAAGGCTCAGTCCAGCCGGAAGGCATGGATCCCCGCGACCAGACCCTGAGCCGGGACGGGGTCAACAAGCCAAAAACCGAGCCTGATCAGGGCCAGGGCAACGCCCTGCCGGGCGCCGACCGGACACCTGCGCCGGCCCAGCTCAACACTGCGCCCCCCCAGGGCCGCTAG
- a CDS encoding Crp/Fnr family transcriptional regulator, translated as MKVTTYAYVSAAQLVRVVAVPKGQGGREMQLLRQGAHGPLVRKLEAFAPLQVTDRVALTAIETAGQFFPAGKDLICEGDRPQGMLVIGQGFACQYKLRENGTRQILAYLLPGDVCDLATSRLDRMDYAIGTLSTCRAVWVAPWIVADLQRRPAVMQALQTAARVNEATLRAWLVNIGCRSAVERLAHLFCELYVRLRAVGLTKDQTFLLPITQVDLADTAGITPVHVNRSLGTLRRAGLIERKGRHFTILDLPRLAEIAEFKANYLQLDEMASERDRSTSQQLRAIGPHPHVSEAQPRTF; from the coding sequence TTGAAGGTCACAACCTACGCCTATGTTAGTGCTGCTCAATTGGTACGCGTGGTCGCGGTCCCTAAAGGGCAGGGAGGACGCGAAATGCAGTTGCTGCGACAGGGAGCGCACGGGCCGCTCGTACGCAAGCTTGAGGCTTTTGCGCCTTTACAGGTAACTGATAGGGTTGCGCTCACCGCGATCGAGACCGCAGGACAGTTCTTCCCGGCAGGTAAAGATCTCATCTGCGAGGGCGACCGGCCACAAGGCATGCTTGTGATTGGACAAGGCTTTGCCTGTCAATACAAGTTGCGGGAGAATGGAACGCGTCAGATCCTCGCCTACCTTTTACCGGGCGATGTCTGTGACCTCGCCACGTCGCGGCTCGACAGAATGGATTATGCTATTGGCACTCTTTCCACATGCCGGGCCGTGTGGGTTGCTCCTTGGATAGTCGCAGATCTCCAGCGGCGGCCCGCCGTGATGCAGGCGCTACAAACAGCAGCGCGCGTCAATGAGGCGACTTTACGTGCGTGGCTTGTAAACATCGGCTGCCGCTCAGCCGTAGAGCGCCTCGCCCATCTTTTCTGCGAGCTGTACGTGCGATTGCGCGCGGTCGGGCTGACCAAGGACCAGACGTTCCTGCTGCCAATTACGCAGGTTGATCTGGCGGACACTGCCGGCATAACACCGGTACACGTCAATCGCTCCTTAGGTACACTCAGGCGTGCGGGCCTTATTGAGCGTAAAGGTAGACATTTTACAATCCTTGACTTGCCACGCCTTGCGGAAATCGCTGAGTTCAAGGCAAATTACCTGCAACTGGACGAGATGGCCTCTGAACGGGATCGTAGCACTTCGCAACAGCTGCGTGCCATTGGTCCCCACCCTCACGTTTCAGAAGCCCAACCTCGTACCTTCTGA
- a CDS encoding ISL3-like element ISMex26 family transposase: MPRSLHLGSVVPPGLVVDHIEVGAGLTITARPTAASARCPRCDGISSRVHSRYIRTLSDLPVAGRRVVITISVRRFRCVGTECRTKVFAERLEPDLAAAYARRTGRLETIVHHLGLALGGRPAESFARRLMVPASRDTMLRTVRRRAQRPAETLTVIGIDDWAFRRGQRYGTLICDLERRRVVALLPDRESGTVEAWLTAHPEIAVLARDRGGGYGEAAARALPTTIQVADRWHLMENASAAFLDAVRKSMNAIRVAVGAATIDPNRLTCAERLQYEGYRRRTATAEAILTLSRQGMPIRQIVCTTGHSRRLVRHVLRGLTGDVFRARQSSLESYLPRLDDEWAAGCRNGAELWRRLRAGGFTGSLRVVGEWATRRRRHEQSPAGAPGKVPSARLLARLMTTGRDGLSKAEAVTVTTIEAAVPALDEARSLLAGFQAMIRERRTHDLDTWIDTAARSLLASFANGLSRDRKAVAAALAEPWSNGQTEGQITRLKLVKRQMFGRAKLDLLEARLIGVG, from the coding sequence ATGCCCCGCAGCCTTCATCTCGGTTCTGTCGTTCCGCCCGGCCTTGTCGTCGATCACATCGAGGTGGGGGCGGGTCTGACCATCACCGCTCGGCCGACCGCCGCGTCGGCCCGATGTCCGAGGTGTGACGGGATCTCGTCCCGTGTGCACAGCCGGTACATCCGCACCCTATCGGATCTGCCGGTCGCTGGCCGACGCGTCGTCATCACGATCAGCGTCCGCCGCTTCCGGTGCGTCGGAACGGAATGCCGGACGAAGGTCTTCGCCGAGCGGCTCGAACCGGACCTCGCCGCCGCCTACGCCCGACGAACAGGACGGCTGGAGACCATCGTCCATCATCTCGGCCTCGCACTCGGTGGCAGGCCGGCGGAGAGCTTCGCCCGCCGACTGATGGTGCCGGCGAGCCGGGACACGATGCTGCGAACCGTGCGCCGCCGCGCCCAGAGGCCGGCCGAGACCCTGACCGTGATCGGCATCGACGATTGGGCCTTCCGCCGTGGGCAACGCTACGGCACGCTGATCTGCGACCTGGAGCGGCGGCGCGTCGTCGCCCTCCTGCCGGATCGCGAGAGCGGCACCGTCGAGGCATGGCTCACCGCCCATCCCGAGATCGCCGTCCTCGCCCGTGACCGCGGCGGCGGCTACGGCGAGGCCGCGGCGCGGGCGTTGCCCACGACGATCCAGGTCGCCGACCGCTGGCATCTGATGGAGAACGCCAGCGCCGCCTTCCTCGATGCCGTGCGCAAGTCGATGAACGCCATCCGAGTCGCGGTGGGCGCCGCCACGATCGACCCCAATCGGCTGACCTGCGCCGAGCGCCTGCAATACGAGGGCTACCGTCGGCGCACGGCGACTGCCGAGGCGATACTGACGCTGTCGCGACAGGGCATGCCGATCCGGCAGATCGTCTGCACGACCGGCCACAGCCGCAGGCTCGTGCGCCACGTGTTGCGCGGCCTGACCGGTGACGTGTTCCGGGCGCGCCAGAGCAGCCTGGAGTCCTACCTGCCCCGGCTCGACGACGAGTGGGCGGCCGGCTGCCGCAACGGTGCCGAACTCTGGCGACGCCTGCGCGCCGGCGGGTTCACCGGCAGCCTCCGCGTCGTTGGAGAGTGGGCGACCCGCCGTCGGCGCCATGAGCAGTCCCCCGCGGGTGCTCCCGGCAAGGTACCCTCTGCACGCCTCCTCGCGCGACTGATGACGACCGGGCGGGATGGCCTGAGCAAGGCCGAGGCCGTGACGGTGACGACGATCGAGGCAGCGGTACCGGCGCTCGACGAGGCGCGCTCTCTCCTGGCCGGCTTCCAGGCCATGATCCGCGAGCGGAGAACACACGACCTCGACACCTGGATCGACACGGCGGCTCGCAGCCTCCTCGCGTCCTTCGCGAACGGCCTGTCGCGAGACAGAAAGGCTGTCGCCGCGGCGCTGGCCGAGCCCTGGTCGAATGGCCAGACCGAGGGGCAGATCACTCGCCTCAAGCTCGTGAAGCGACAGATGTTCGGTCGGGCCAAGCTCGATCTGCTCGAAGCGCGGCTGATCGGCGTTGGGTGA
- a CDS encoding MFS transporter gives MAIDHVEGPYPSSNPLERDARLANTDHKVAPSEIAIGVIIGRTAEYFDFFVFAIASVVVFPKVFLPFLEPLTATLYSFAIFALAFIARPLGTAVFTAIDRRHGRGVKLTTALFLLGFSTMAISFLPGYAQIGVWSLYLLAGLRIGQGLALGGAWDGLASLLALNAPIERRGFYAAIPQLGAPFGFIVAAVMFSYLLLNLTDGEFLDWGWRYPFFCAFAVNVVALFSRLRLVATDEFSRLLEQRRLEPSPIIPLIRNHSRELLIGALIPLASFALFHLVTVFPISWINLFTERSPGEFLMIQCSGAFICAGAVMASGLIADQIGRRMLLMITAGLIAVFALGSIIAPLLVEENAIGQTIYVNAGFALLGLSYGQSSGAVTSRLEQRFRYTGAALTSDLAWLLGAGFAPLIVLFLSARYGLACVGLYLLSGAITTLLALGSSRSEIRQV, from the coding sequence ATGGCGATCGATCACGTTGAAGGGCCTTATCCATCCTCCAATCCGCTGGAGCGCGACGCCCGTTTAGCGAACACTGATCACAAGGTCGCACCTAGTGAGATTGCGATCGGCGTGATTATCGGCCGGACGGCAGAGTATTTCGATTTCTTTGTGTTCGCGATTGCATCTGTGGTGGTGTTTCCAAAGGTGTTCCTGCCTTTTTTGGAGCCCCTGACCGCAACGCTTTATTCCTTCGCGATTTTCGCGCTCGCCTTCATCGCGAGGCCCCTTGGAACAGCCGTCTTCACAGCCATCGATCGTCGGCATGGCCGGGGCGTAAAGCTAACCACGGCGCTGTTTCTGCTCGGCTTTTCTACGATGGCGATCTCCTTCCTGCCCGGCTACGCGCAGATCGGGGTTTGGTCGCTTTACCTCTTGGCTGGACTGCGGATTGGGCAGGGCCTGGCGCTGGGTGGCGCCTGGGACGGCCTTGCCTCGCTGCTAGCGCTGAATGCGCCCATCGAACGACGCGGCTTCTATGCAGCTATCCCTCAGCTCGGTGCGCCGTTCGGCTTCATCGTGGCCGCCGTCATGTTCTCATACCTCCTGCTCAACCTGACAGATGGCGAGTTTTTGGATTGGGGCTGGCGTTACCCCTTCTTCTGCGCCTTTGCCGTCAATGTTGTGGCTTTGTTCTCACGCCTGCGGCTCGTTGCGACGGACGAGTTTTCCCGCCTCCTTGAGCAGCGGCGGCTTGAGCCTTCGCCCATCATCCCGCTGATCCGCAACCACTCACGAGAGCTTCTCATCGGCGCGCTGATACCGCTGGCGAGCTTTGCCCTGTTTCATCTCGTGACCGTGTTCCCGATCAGCTGGATCAACCTCTTCACAGAGCGCTCGCCGGGCGAGTTTCTCATGATCCAGTGCTCGGGCGCCTTTATCTGCGCGGGTGCGGTCATGGCCTCTGGGCTCATCGCCGATCAGATCGGTCGCCGCATGCTGCTGATGATCACGGCAGGCCTGATCGCGGTCTTCGCTCTCGGCAGCATCATCGCGCCGCTGCTCGTCGAAGAGAACGCGATTGGGCAGACGATCTATGTCAACGCGGGTTTTGCCCTGCTTGGGCTGTCCTACGGCCAGTCCTCCGGAGCGGTCACGTCCCGGCTTGAACAGCGCTTCCGCTACACCGGAGCGGCTCTCACAAGCGACCTGGCTTGGCTGCTGGGAGCGGGGTTCGCTCCCCTGATCGTGCTGTTTCTGTCAGCCCGCTACGGCCTCGCCTGCGTGGGTCTGTACCTGCTGTCCGGTGCAATCACGACCTTGCTGGCGCTTGGCAGCTCGCGCTCAGAAATCCGGCAGGTCTGA
- a CDS encoding Crp/Fnr family transcriptional regulator, with protein MNAETQITVGLGNIQEGYGSPFSLHRLIRNTTVTTVPPGTKAEPCARIERGQGCGVERCGLCEARAVSICNAIEEDQLSELARATTVVELAPGEVFRNEGASPEYLFNIISGSVKLFKLLADGRRAVIGFLTVGDFIGFGRPDAVPCSAEALTNVRLCRFERGKFRVLLETYPKLERRLLAVASDEVAAGQEHMTLLGRLTADERVARFLLARAEASQRLGGSSKDLELPMTRSDIADYLGLTIETVSRVFTRLRRKGLIDYKTARSVTLQDRPGLLAISEGG; from the coding sequence TTGAACGCAGAAACGCAGATTACCGTTGGGCTTGGAAACATCCAGGAAGGCTATGGGTCGCCCTTCAGCCTTCACCGTCTCATCAGGAACACGACTGTGACCACCGTTCCTCCTGGCACAAAAGCCGAACCGTGCGCTCGCATCGAGCGCGGTCAGGGGTGTGGCGTTGAGCGCTGTGGGCTCTGCGAAGCTCGTGCAGTCAGCATCTGCAACGCAATCGAGGAGGATCAGCTCAGCGAACTGGCCCGGGCAACCACGGTGGTCGAGCTCGCGCCAGGTGAGGTCTTCCGGAACGAGGGTGCTTCACCGGAGTACCTGTTCAACATCATCTCGGGGTCGGTGAAACTGTTCAAGCTCCTGGCTGATGGTCGTCGCGCGGTCATTGGGTTCCTGACGGTGGGCGATTTCATCGGTTTTGGCCGCCCTGATGCCGTGCCCTGCAGTGCCGAAGCCCTTACGAACGTTCGGCTGTGCCGGTTTGAGCGCGGCAAGTTCCGCGTCCTCCTGGAGACCTATCCAAAGCTCGAGCGTCGTCTCCTCGCTGTAGCATCTGACGAGGTTGCAGCTGGTCAGGAGCACATGACTCTGCTTGGCCGTCTGACGGCGGACGAGCGGGTTGCCCGCTTCCTCCTGGCGCGAGCGGAAGCATCTCAACGGCTGGGGGGCTCTAGCAAGGATCTCGAGCTGCCGATGACGCGCTCTGACATCGCCGACTATCTTGGTCTGACCATCGAGACCGTGAGCCGTGTCTTCACAAGGCTGCGCCGGAAGGGGCTCATCGACTACAAGACGGCAAGATCGGTCACTCTCCAGGATCGACCGGGTCTTCTGGCGATCAGCGAAGGCGGGTAG
- a CDS encoding DUF2934 domain-containing protein — protein sequence MSQDERPITPAEIRQRAYELWERNHRPDGFEIEFWLLAERELRAERGAQRRDQAMSQDLEVFEIG from the coding sequence ATGTCACAGGACGAACGTCCGATCACACCAGCTGAAATCCGGCAGCGCGCCTATGAGCTATGGGAGCGCAACCATCGTCCGGATGGTTTTGAAATCGAGTTCTGGCTCTTGGCTGAGCGCGAGTTGCGTGCCGAGCGTGGAGCCCAACGGCGCGATCAGGCCATGTCCCAAGATCTTGAAGTGTTCGAGATAGGCTAA
- a CDS encoding MucR family transcriptional regulator: MESNTIGALSREDLLERAAEIVTSYVANNRVPAAELPGLIPAVYAKLASLSITGSASAAEADVKQATAAQIRKSITPDALISFIDGKPYKTLKRHLGVHGLDPFSYRERYGLPSDYPMTAPGYSTMRSALAKELGLGRTGGRAERQAAE; the protein is encoded by the coding sequence TTGGAGAGCAATACGATCGGCGCCCTCTCTCGTGAGGATCTGCTCGAGCGCGCCGCCGAAATCGTCACCTCATATGTCGCCAACAATCGAGTTCCCGCAGCCGAGTTGCCCGGACTCATCCCAGCAGTCTATGCCAAACTTGCATCTCTAAGCATCACAGGCTCGGCATCTGCAGCCGAAGCCGATGTTAAGCAGGCGACCGCGGCGCAAATCCGCAAGTCGATCACGCCAGATGCCTTGATCTCGTTCATCGATGGCAAGCCCTACAAGACGCTGAAGCGGCACCTTGGAGTGCATGGCCTCGATCCTTTCTCCTACCGTGAGCGCTATGGCCTTCCCTCGGACTACCCGATGACTGCTCCTGGTTATTCAACCATGCGATCTGCGCTGGCGAAAGAACTGGGTCTAGGTCGTACCGGCGGACGAGCGGAGAGGCAGGCAGCTGAGTAG